One region of Erwinia tracheiphila genomic DNA includes:
- the gapA gene encoding glyceraldehyde-3-phosphate dehydrogenase — MTIKVGINGFGRIGRIVFRAAQQRSDIEIVGINDLLDAEYMAYMLKYDSTHGRFEGTVEVKNGHLVVNGKTIRVTSERDPANLKWNEIGVDVVAEATGIFLTDETARKHIEAGAKKVVLTGPSKDDTPMFVMGVNHKTYAGQEIVSNASCTTNCLAPLAKVINDKFGIVEALMTTVHATTATQKTVDGPSHKDWRGGRGAAQNIIPSSTGAAKAVGKVIPELNGKLTGMAFRVPTPNVSVVDLTARLAKPASYKEICEAIKSASEGELKGVLGYTEGEVVSTDFNGEKLTSVFDAKAGIALSDTFVKLVSWYDNETGYSNKVLDLIAHIAK; from the coding sequence ATGACTATCAAAGTAGGTATCAACGGTTTTGGCCGCATCGGTCGCATCGTTTTCCGTGCTGCACAGCAGCGTTCTGACATCGAAATCGTCGGTATCAACGATCTGCTGGATGCCGAGTACATGGCTTACATGCTGAAGTACGACTCAACTCATGGCCGCTTCGAAGGTACTGTTGAAGTCAAAAACGGGCATCTGGTTGTCAACGGTAAAACTATCCGTGTTACCTCTGAGCGCGATCCGGCAAATCTTAAGTGGAACGAAATTGGCGTTGACGTCGTTGCTGAGGCAACCGGTATCTTCCTCACTGACGAAACCGCTCGCAAGCACATCGAAGCTGGCGCAAAGAAAGTCGTACTGACGGGTCCTTCAAAAGATGATACCCCGATGTTCGTTATGGGCGTAAACCACAAAACCTACGCTGGTCAGGAAATCGTCTCCAACGCGTCCTGCACCACCAACTGCCTGGCACCGCTGGCTAAAGTCATCAATGACAAATTCGGTATCGTTGAAGCCCTGATGACCACCGTCCACGCAACCACTGCCACTCAGAAAACTGTTGATGGCCCATCCCACAAAGACTGGCGTGGTGGACGCGGTGCAGCTCAGAACATTATCCCTTCTTCCACTGGTGCAGCTAAGGCCGTAGGTAAAGTTATCCCTGAGCTTAACGGTAAACTGACTGGTATGGCGTTCCGCGTCCCAACACCAAACGTGTCCGTTGTTGACCTGACTGCTCGTCTTGCCAAACCAGCTTCATACAAAGAAATATGTGAAGCGATCAAATCCGCTTCTGAAGGTGAACTGAAAGGCGTGCTTGGTTACACAGAAGGTGAAGTAGTTTCTACCGATTTTAACGGCGAGAAACTGACTTCTGTTTTCGATGCCAAAGCAGGTATTGCCCTGAGTGATACCTTTGTGAAACTGGTTTCCTGGTATGACAATGAAACCGGTTATTCCAACAAGGTTCTTGATTTGATTGCACATATCGCTAAATAA
- a CDS encoding YeaC family protein, whose amino-acid sequence MVLDEIIAAMTPDLYQRLATAVETGKWTDGVALTPEQKENSLHLVLLWQARHNDSPQHMTVAKGGELVIKSKKQLKDEFNIADDNLTHIRLQ is encoded by the coding sequence ATGGTACTGGATGAGATTATTGCGGCAATGACGCCTGACCTTTACCAACGCCTTGCTACCGCGGTGGAAACGGGAAAATGGACTGACGGGGTGGCACTGACACCAGAACAAAAAGAGAACAGCTTGCACCTGGTGCTGCTGTGGCAGGCCCGGCATAATGATTCTCCTCAGCATATGACGGTTGCAAAGGGAGGGGAGCTGGTCATCAAAAGTAAAAAGCAACTGAAAGATGAGTTTAATATAGCGGACGATAACCTGACGCACATCCGCCTGCAATAA
- the sppA gene encoding signal peptide peptidase SppA: MRILWRAIAGVFKWTWRLLNFVREFILNLFLIFLILICAGIWFQYTKANAPAEAQKGALVVNLSGTVVDKPSVSNKLSRIGRQLLGTSSDRLKENSLFDVVDAIRQAKSDANITGMVMDLRDFAGADQPSLQYIGKALREFRDSGKPVYATGDSYSQAQYYLASFANKIYLSPQGTVDLHGFATNGLYYKTLLDKLKVTSHVFRVGTYKSAVEPYLRDDMSPAARDADSRWIGELWQNYLNTLAANRQLTPEQIFPGAQGILDGLNKVGGDTAAYAKENKLVDELASRAVVNQQMSKIFGWDKQTNDFKGTSIYDYQVKDNSSADGNIAVILANGAILDGEETPGNVGGDTTAMAIRQARLDPKIKAIVFRVNSPGGSVTASETIREELAAAKEAGKPVVVSMGGMAASGGYWISTPANYIIASPTTLTGSIGIFGVINTIENTLDSIGVHTDGVSTSPLANVATTRALPPEAQQMMQLSIANGYKNFIGLVAAARSKTPEQVDQIAQGHVWTGSDAKNNGLVDAMGDFDDAMAKAAALAKLQNWQLSWYQDEPGFFDLLFNQMNISVQSALPGALKALLPAPVADVMTTMKNQPGLFDNLNDPQNRYAICLTCSQVK, translated from the coding sequence ATGCGGATTTTGTGGCGAGCAATCGCGGGTGTTTTCAAATGGACATGGCGACTGCTAAATTTCGTCCGGGAATTTATCCTCAACCTGTTCCTGATATTTCTGATCCTGATTTGTGCCGGTATCTGGTTTCAATACACAAAGGCGAATGCACCGGCTGAAGCACAGAAAGGTGCGCTGGTTGTCAATCTCAGCGGTACGGTGGTTGATAAGCCTTCAGTCAGTAACAAACTCAGTCGAATTGGTCGACAGCTTCTGGGCACCAGCAGTGATCGCCTTAAAGAAAACTCCTTGTTTGATGTGGTGGATGCCATTCGTCAGGCGAAGAGCGACGCCAATATTACCGGTATGGTAATGGATTTGCGCGACTTCGCCGGGGCTGACCAGCCGTCCCTGCAATACATTGGCAAAGCGCTACGTGAATTTCGCGATAGTGGGAAACCTGTTTATGCCACCGGCGATAGTTACAGCCAGGCACAATACTATCTTGCCAGCTTTGCTAACAAAATTTACCTTTCTCCCCAGGGTACGGTAGACCTGCATGGTTTTGCCACCAACGGTCTTTATTACAAAACGCTGCTCGATAAGCTGAAAGTGACTTCTCACGTATTCCGTGTCGGCACGTATAAATCGGCCGTGGAACCTTATCTGCGCGATGATATGTCCCCGGCAGCTCGCGATGCTGACAGCCGCTGGATTGGCGAGCTGTGGCAAAATTACCTGAATACGCTGGCAGCCAATCGTCAGCTTACCCCTGAACAAATCTTTCCGGGTGCTCAGGGAATACTGGATGGGCTGAATAAAGTCGGGGGGGATACGGCAGCTTATGCTAAAGAGAACAAGCTGGTTGATGAGCTTGCTTCCCGCGCCGTGGTTAACCAGCAGATGAGCAAAATTTTTGGCTGGGACAAACAGACCAATGATTTTAAAGGCACCAGCATTTACGATTACCAGGTGAAAGACAACAGTTCGGCTGATGGCAATATTGCGGTTATACTCGCCAATGGCGCCATCCTTGATGGTGAAGAAACACCGGGTAACGTCGGTGGCGACACCACGGCGATGGCAATCCGTCAGGCGCGTCTGGATCCGAAAATCAAAGCAATTGTTTTCCGTGTGAATTCTCCAGGTGGCAGCGTGACGGCCTCAGAGACCATCCGGGAAGAGCTTGCTGCCGCGAAAGAAGCTGGCAAACCGGTGGTGGTATCAATGGGAGGAATGGCGGCATCTGGTGGTTACTGGATTTCCACCCCGGCGAATTACATTATTGCCAGCCCAACCACTCTGACAGGCTCTATCGGTATCTTTGGTGTGATCAACACCATTGAAAACACGCTGGATTCAATTGGCGTGCACACGGATGGCGTATCTACTTCTCCACTCGCCAATGTGGCCACCACCCGCGCCTTACCGCCCGAAGCCCAGCAAATGATGCAACTGAGTATTGCTAACGGCTATAAAAACTTCATTGGCCTGGTAGCCGCTGCCCGCAGTAAAACGCCCGAACAGGTTGACCAGATAGCTCAGGGCCATGTCTGGACCGGAAGCGATGCTAAAAACAATGGACTGGTTGACGCCATGGGTGACTTCGACGACGCGATGGCTAAGGCTGCTGCACTGGCGAAGTTGCAAAATTGGCAACTGAGCTGGTATCAGGACGAGCCTGGTTTTTTCGATCTGCTGTTTAATCAGATGAACATCTCGGTGCAGTCTGCACTGCCGGGCGCGCTTAAAGCCCTGCTTCCTGCGCCTGTTGCTGACGTTATGACCACCATGAAAAACCAGCCGGGTCTGTTCGATAACCTGAACGATCCACAAAATCGCTATGCCATCTGCCTGACGTGTAGCCAGGTGAAATAA
- the pncA gene encoding bifunctional nicotinamidase/pyrazinamidase, with protein MSPRNALLLIDLQNDFCEGGALAVPDGDQVIAIANRYAAEFHQRDQPVVATLDWHPPNHGSFASVAGKPAWTEGELNGLPQVWWPDHCVQCSEGAKFHPSLQQDLIDKRICKGQDVNVDSYSAFYDNGHRQKTLLDSWLKQQQVTALTIMGLATDYCVKYSVMDALTLGYATTVIAAGCRGVNLQPADSERALNEMAASGAIIVAE; from the coding sequence ATGTCGCCCCGCAATGCACTTTTACTGATTGATTTACAAAATGATTTTTGCGAGGGCGGTGCACTCGCGGTACCAGATGGCGATCAGGTGATTGCCATCGCCAATCGCTATGCGGCTGAATTTCATCAACGGGACCAGCCAGTGGTGGCAACTCTCGACTGGCATCCGCCTAATCATGGCAGTTTTGCCTCTGTTGCGGGTAAGCCAGCCTGGACGGAGGGAGAATTGAACGGTCTGCCACAGGTCTGGTGGCCTGATCATTGCGTACAATGTTCAGAAGGTGCAAAGTTTCATCCCTCACTTCAACAGGATTTGATCGATAAACGGATCTGTAAGGGACAGGATGTTAATGTAGACAGCTACAGCGCTTTTTATGATAACGGACACCGACAAAAAACGTTGCTTGACAGCTGGTTAAAGCAGCAACAGGTAACAGCACTCACCATCATGGGCCTGGCCACGGATTACTGCGTAAAGTACAGCGTAATGGATGCACTCACGCTGGGTTATGCAACCACCGTCATTGCTGCTGGCTGCCGCGGCGTTAATTTGCAGCCAGCAGACAGTGAGCGTGCGCTGAATGAAATGGCTGCGAGCGGTGCCATCATTGTGGCAGAATAA
- a CDS encoding D-hexose-6-phosphate mutarotase — translation MNEALFSLPVTEQITPWISLRKIGELPVLVIIHPSVRAAVTLQGAHLIAWQPSGGKPVIWVSEKTSWTQGKAIRGGVPVCWPWFGPGGEPAHGFARTQPWTLSAHDGNDQSVTLTLMLKSTPQTLKIWQHEFTLFARFRFSEQCEIELEAHGDFIATAALHSYFCVEDISQVEVSGLGNTFTDKVNNGIVSQSGDGKQTYPDRVDRIYTQPEDCTLIRDSSTSRTIEIYHHHHSDVVTWNPGPELSCAMSDMANEGYKTMVCVETAHISSPMQSAGEIPARLAATFRLRSQS, via the coding sequence ATGAACGAGGCTCTTTTTTCGTTGCCAGTCACAGAGCAAATTACCCCATGGATTTCATTACGTAAAATTGGTGAGCTGCCTGTGCTGGTTATTATCCATCCTTCAGTTCGGGCGGCGGTAACACTGCAGGGTGCGCACCTTATCGCATGGCAACCCTCAGGGGGAAAACCCGTGATCTGGGTGAGTGAGAAAACATCGTGGACCCAGGGAAAAGCCATTCGTGGTGGTGTTCCTGTGTGCTGGCCGTGGTTTGGTCCAGGCGGCGAACCCGCCCACGGATTTGCGCGTACACAGCCCTGGACCCTGTCCGCCCACGATGGAAACGACCAGAGCGTAACGCTTACGCTGATGTTGAAAAGTACGCCGCAGACGCTGAAAATTTGGCAGCACGAATTCACACTGTTCGCCCGCTTTCGATTCAGTGAGCAGTGTGAAATTGAACTGGAAGCTCATGGCGATTTTATTGCCACAGCCGCGTTACACAGCTATTTCTGCGTAGAGGATATCAGCCAGGTGGAAGTCAGCGGTCTGGGTAACACGTTTACTGATAAGGTCAATAATGGCATCGTCAGTCAATCCGGTGATGGCAAACAAACCTATCCAGACCGTGTTGATCGTATTTACACGCAACCAGAAGATTGCACCCTGATTCGGGACAGTTCAACCAGCCGCACCATTGAGATTTATCATCATCATCACAGTGACGTTGTCACATGGAACCCAGGGCCGGAGCTTTCATGTGCAATGAGTGATATGGCTAATGAAGGATACAAAACGATGGTATGCGTGGAGACGGCACATATCTCCTCGCCAATGCAAAGTGCAGGCGAAATACCGGCCAGACTTGCAGCGACCTTCCGGCTACGCAGCCAGAGTTAA
- the ansA gene encoding asparaginase, which produces MQKKSIYVAYTGGTIGMQRSSHGYIPASGHLQNQLAKMPEFHRPEMPDFTIHEYQPLIDSSDMTPQDWQCIADDIQANYDRYDGFVILHGTDTMAFTASALSFMLENLAKPVIVTGSQIPLAELRSDGQQNLLNALFVAANYPVNEVGLFFNNTLYRGNRSTKAHADGFSAFASPNLPPLLEAGIHIRRLNTPPAPVGHGTLSVRQVTPQPIGVVTLYPGISADVVSNFLRQPVKALILRSYGVGNAPQNPAFLQELQQASARGTVVINLTQCMSGKVNMGGYATGNALAHAGVISGADMTVEATLTKLHFLLSQDLSSEQVRQQMQINLRGELTPNE; this is translated from the coding sequence ATGCAAAAGAAATCTATTTACGTTGCCTATACAGGCGGCACCATTGGCATGCAGCGCTCCAGCCATGGTTATATTCCGGCCTCCGGCCACCTGCAAAATCAGCTGGCTAAAATGCCAGAATTTCATCGCCCGGAAATGCCGGATTTCACTATCCACGAATATCAGCCGTTAATTGATTCATCTGATATGACTCCTCAGGACTGGCAATGCATTGCGGATGATATTCAGGCTAATTATGACCGCTATGACGGTTTTGTTATTCTACACGGTACGGACACCATGGCGTTCACCGCATCCGCCTTATCGTTTATGCTGGAGAATCTCGCCAAACCGGTGATTGTGACAGGCTCACAAATCCCGCTCGCTGAACTGCGATCTGACGGCCAGCAAAATCTGCTTAACGCGTTATTTGTGGCTGCCAACTACCCGGTAAATGAAGTGGGGTTATTTTTTAATAATACCTTGTATCGCGGCAATCGTAGTACCAAGGCACATGCTGACGGTTTCAGCGCATTTGCTTCTCCCAATCTGCCACCGCTTCTGGAGGCAGGTATTCATATCCGCAGGCTGAACACCCCTCCTGCACCCGTTGGTCATGGCACACTGAGCGTCCGGCAGGTCACCCCACAGCCTATTGGCGTTGTAACACTGTATCCGGGAATTTCTGCCGATGTGGTCAGCAACTTTCTACGTCAGCCAGTAAAAGCACTGATACTCCGCTCCTACGGGGTGGGTAATGCGCCACAGAATCCAGCATTTTTGCAAGAGTTACAGCAAGCTTCCGCGCGCGGGACGGTAGTTATCAACCTGACACAATGCATGTCTGGCAAGGTAAATATGGGTGGTTATGCAACGGGTAATGCACTTGCCCATGCTGGCGTGATCAGCGGTGCAGATATGACGGTGGAAGCCACGCTAACCAAACTGCATTTTCTATTAAGCCAGGATCTTTCCAGTGAGCAGGTCCGCCAGCAAATGCAGATTAACCTGCGCGGTGAACTTACGCCGAATGAGTAG
- the msrB gene encoding peptide-methionine (R)-S-oxide reductase MsrB — MVNHLKSSEIETDLTEMQRYVTQQRGTEPPFSGKLLQNKGEGIYRCLVCTSPLFYSDSKYDSGCGWPSFYQPCSDDAIKYLEDNSHGMQRVEIRCDHCDAHLGHVFPDGPEPTGERYCINSASLRFIDNDGNSIAG; from the coding sequence ATGGTTAATCACCTGAAATCATCTGAGATTGAAACTGACCTGACTGAGATGCAACGCTATGTTACCCAGCAGCGCGGTACTGAGCCGCCTTTTTCAGGTAAGCTGCTGCAAAACAAAGGTGAAGGCATTTATCGTTGTCTGGTCTGCACGTCTCCGCTGTTTTATTCCGACAGTAAATATGACTCCGGCTGTGGCTGGCCAAGCTTTTATCAGCCTTGCTCGGATGATGCCATCAAATATCTCGAAGATAATTCACACGGTATGCAGCGCGTTGAAATTCGCTGTGATCACTGTGATGCTCATTTGGGACATGTTTTTCCTGATGGACCGGAACCCACGGGTGAACGTTACTGTATTAACTCTGCCTCATTACGTTTTATCGATAATGATGGCAATAGCATTGCAGGATAA
- a CDS encoding DNA topoisomerase III: MRLFIAEKPSLARAIADVLPKPHRRGDGFIACGNDNTVTWCVGHLLEQAQPDSYNSRFARWSLADLPIVPEKWQLQPRPSVAKQLGVIKGLLAQASEVIHAGDPDREGQLLVDEVLDYLTLSPEKRGKVLRCLINDLNPAAVERAVARLRENREFIPLCVSALARARADWLYGINMTRAYTLLGRNAGYDGVLSVGRVQTPVLGLVVRRDEDIENFIAKDFFEVKAHIVTPQNERFVALWQPSESCEPYQDEEGRLLHRPLAEHVVTRINGQPAWVISYNDRRENETPPLPFSLSGLQIEAAKRFGLSAQTVLDTCQKLYETHKLITYPRSDSRYLPEEHYAGRHAVLNAISAHQPELTYPADFDGDRKNRCWDDKKVDAHHAIIPTARSNPARLSENERNIYYLIARQYLMQFCQEAVYRKCVIGLDIAGGKFVAKARFLAEAGWRALLGGKERDEENDGTPLPVVAKGDELLCERGEVAAKQTQPPRPFTDASLLSAMTGIARFVQDKELKKVLRATDGLGTEATRAGIIELLFKRTFLFKKGRYIHSSPAGRALIHSLPEMAARPDMTAHWESTLTKISEKECSYQGFMQPLVETLHQLMSQVRQKPAAQAFRGLNAVQKKKTARKSTKVKDT, translated from the coding sequence ATGCGTCTGTTTATTGCTGAAAAGCCCAGTCTCGCTCGTGCGATTGCTGATGTGTTACCCAAACCTCACCGTCGGGGGGATGGCTTTATCGCCTGTGGTAACGATAATACGGTGACCTGGTGTGTTGGCCATTTGCTGGAACAGGCACAGCCCGACAGCTATAACAGCCGCTTTGCCCGCTGGTCTCTGGCTGATCTACCCATAGTGCCGGAGAAATGGCAGCTACAGCCGCGTCCCTCCGTGGCAAAACAGCTTGGTGTAATCAAAGGCTTACTGGCACAGGCCAGCGAAGTGATCCATGCCGGTGACCCCGACCGCGAAGGGCAATTACTGGTAGATGAAGTGCTGGATTACCTTACGCTTTCGCCAGAAAAACGCGGAAAAGTATTGCGCTGTTTAATTAACGATCTCAACCCTGCTGCGGTGGAACGTGCCGTTGCCCGACTGCGGGAGAATCGGGAGTTTATTCCGCTGTGTGTTTCTGCACTGGCCCGGGCGAGGGCCGACTGGCTCTATGGCATCAATATGACCAGAGCCTATACCTTGTTGGGCCGCAATGCCGGATATGATGGGGTGCTTTCCGTGGGGCGCGTGCAGACGCCCGTCCTGGGGCTGGTGGTCCGGCGTGATGAAGATATTGAAAACTTTATTGCGAAAGACTTCTTTGAGGTCAAAGCACACATTGTCACGCCGCAAAATGAACGCTTTGTCGCACTCTGGCAACCCAGTGAGTCCTGTGAACCTTATCAGGATGAGGAGGGAAGGTTGCTGCATCGTCCGCTGGCAGAACATGTAGTAACCCGTATTAATGGGCAGCCAGCCTGGGTGATCAGCTATAACGACAGGCGGGAAAATGAAACGCCGCCGTTGCCGTTCTCACTTTCTGGTCTGCAAATTGAGGCGGCCAAACGATTTGGGCTGAGTGCGCAAACGGTGCTGGACACCTGCCAGAAACTGTATGAAACACATAAACTGATTACGTATCCACGTTCCGACAGCCGTTATTTACCGGAAGAGCATTATGCTGGCAGGCATGCGGTACTCAATGCGATTAGTGCTCATCAGCCCGAACTGACATACCCAGCTGACTTTGATGGGGATCGTAAAAATCGCTGTTGGGATGATAAAAAGGTCGATGCTCATCACGCTATTATTCCCACCGCGCGCAGTAATCCGGCCAGGCTCTCCGAAAACGAACGCAATATTTATTACCTGATTGCCCGGCAATATCTGATGCAGTTTTGCCAGGAGGCAGTTTACCGCAAGTGTGTTATCGGGCTGGATATTGCAGGGGGCAAGTTTGTCGCAAAAGCGCGCTTTTTGGCAGAAGCAGGATGGCGAGCGCTGCTTGGCGGTAAAGAGCGGGATGAAGAAAATGATGGTACACCACTGCCAGTGGTTGCGAAGGGCGATGAGTTGCTTTGTGAACGCGGCGAGGTTGCTGCAAAGCAGACACAGCCACCCCGACCCTTTACCGATGCCTCGTTATTATCTGCAATGACAGGTATTGCGCGTTTTGTTCAGGATAAAGAATTAAAGAAAGTGCTGCGTGCGACCGATGGTTTAGGGACAGAAGCCACGCGTGCAGGAATTATTGAATTACTTTTTAAACGCACCTTCCTCTTTAAGAAAGGGCGCTATATTCATTCCAGTCCTGCCGGACGTGCTTTGATCCACTCGTTGCCCGAAATGGCGGCCAGACCAGACATGACCGCCCACTGGGAATCAACACTGACTAAAATCAGTGAAAAAGAATGTAGTTACCAGGGGTTTATGCAGCCGCTGGTGGAAACGCTGCACCAGCTGATGTCTCAGGTGCGCCAGAAGCCTGCGGCACAGGCTTTCCGGGGTTTGAATGCGGTTCAGAAGAAAAAAACGGCACGTAAGTCAACGAAAGTAAAGGACACGTAA
- the yeaG gene encoding protein kinase YeaG — protein MNIFDHYRQRYEAAKDEEFTLQEFLTVCRQDRSAYANAAERLLMAIGEPVMVDTAQEPRLSRLFSNRVVARYPAFEEFYGMEDAIEQIVSYLKHAAQGLEEKKQILYLLGPVGGGKSSLAERLKSLMQRVPIYVLSADGERSPVNDHPLCLFNPQEDAAILDKEYAVPRRYLDTIMSPWAAKRLHEFGGDITRFKVVKVWPSILEQLAIAKTEPGDENNQDISALVGKVDIRKLENFAQNDPDAYGYSGALCRANQGIMEFVEMFKAPIKVLHPLLTATQEGNYNGTEGISALPFNGIILAHSNESEWVSFRNNKNNEAFLDRVYIVKVPYCLRVSEEIKIYDKLLDHSELTHAPCAPGTLETLARFSILSRLKEPENSSTYSKMRVYDGESLKDTDPKAKPYQEYRDYAGVDEGMNGLSTRFAFKILSRVFNFDHAEVAANPVHLFYVLEQQIEREQFPQEQAEKYLEHLKGYLIPKYAEFIGKEIQTAYLESYSEYGQNIFDRYVTYADFWIQDQEYRDPDTGQLFDRESLNAELEKIEKPAGISNPKDFRNEIVNFVLRARAHNNGRNPNWTSYEKLRTVIEKKMFSNTEELLPVISFNAKTSTDEQKKHDDFVDRMMEKGYTRKQVRLLCEWYLRVRKSP, from the coding sequence ATGAATATATTCGATCACTATCGTCAGCGTTATGAAGCTGCCAAGGATGAAGAATTTACACTTCAGGAATTTCTGACCGTCTGCCGGCAAGATCGCAGTGCCTATGCTAATGCCGCGGAGAGACTATTAATGGCAATCGGTGAACCTGTTATGGTTGACACCGCTCAGGAACCTCGTCTCTCAAGACTGTTCTCCAATCGGGTTGTGGCACGCTATCCCGCCTTTGAAGAGTTTTACGGTATGGAAGACGCAATTGAACAAATCGTCTCCTATCTGAAGCATGCTGCCCAGGGGCTGGAAGAGAAGAAACAGATTCTTTATTTACTGGGGCCGGTTGGCGGAGGCAAATCCTCTCTGGCTGAACGACTCAAGTCTTTGATGCAACGCGTGCCCATTTACGTATTAAGTGCCGATGGCGAACGCAGCCCGGTCAACGACCATCCTCTCTGTCTCTTCAATCCACAGGAAGATGCTGCCATCCTCGATAAAGAGTATGCTGTACCTCGCCGCTATCTGGATACCATTATGTCGCCGTGGGCAGCCAAACGCCTGCATGAGTTTGGGGGGGATATAACGCGTTTCAAAGTCGTCAAAGTCTGGCCGTCCATTCTCGAACAGCTGGCGATTGCCAAAACAGAGCCGGGCGATGAAAACAATCAGGATATTTCCGCTCTGGTAGGTAAAGTGGATATCCGCAAGCTGGAAAACTTCGCACAGAACGATCCTGACGCCTATGGATATTCCGGTGCACTCTGCCGTGCTAACCAGGGAATTATGGAATTCGTTGAGATGTTCAAAGCACCGATAAAAGTGCTGCATCCACTCCTTACCGCCACACAGGAAGGCAATTACAACGGCACAGAAGGTATTTCCGCCCTTCCCTTCAATGGAATTATTCTGGCGCACTCAAACGAGTCAGAATGGGTCAGCTTCCGCAACAACAAAAATAATGAAGCCTTTCTTGACCGTGTTTACATCGTAAAAGTGCCTTACTGCCTGCGCGTCTCGGAAGAAATAAAAATCTACGACAAACTGCTCGACCACAGTGAACTGACTCATGCGCCTTGCGCACCCGGCACGCTGGAAACGCTGGCCCGCTTTTCTATTCTTTCCAGGCTTAAAGAGCCGGAAAACTCCAGCACCTATTCCAAAATGCGGGTTTATGACGGTGAAAGCTTGAAAGACACCGACCCTAAAGCCAAGCCTTATCAGGAATACCGGGATTACGCAGGCGTGGATGAGGGAATGAACGGTCTTTCCACACGTTTTGCGTTTAAAATACTTTCTCGCGTATTTAACTTCGATCATGCTGAGGTGGCTGCTAACCCCGTTCATCTTTTTTATGTACTTGAGCAGCAGATTGAGCGTGAACAGTTCCCTCAGGAACAAGCAGAGAAATATCTCGAGCACCTCAAAGGCTATCTGATCCCTAAATACGCCGAATTTATCGGTAAAGAAATCCAGACCGCCTACCTTGAGTCTTATTCGGAATACGGACAAAACATCTTTGATCGCTATGTGACCTACGCTGATTTTTGGATTCAGGACCAGGAATACCGCGATCCGGATACGGGGCAGTTATTCGATCGCGAATCCCTTAATGCCGAACTTGAGAAGATCGAAAAACCGGCTGGCATCAGCAATCCTAAAGATTTCCGCAACGAGATTGTCAATTTTGTGCTGCGCGCCCGTGCGCACAATAATGGCCGTAATCCTAACTGGACCAGCTATGAAAAATTGCGCACGGTTATCGAGAAAAAAATGTTCTCCAATACAGAGGAACTGCTGCCGGTCATCTCGTTCAATGCAAAAACGTCCACGGATGAGCAGAAAAAGCATGATGATTTTGTCGATCGTATGATGGAAAAAGGCTATACCCGCAAGCAGGTGCGCCTGCTGTGTGAATGGTATCTGCGGGTACGCAAATCGCCCTGA
- a CDS encoding NAD(P)H nitroreductase codes for MDALDLLVNRRSASRLSDPAPEGEALQNILHAGMRVPDHKGLQPWRFIIIENDGRTRFSELLEKVAHEEGMDEKAVEKAKKSPFRAPMIITVVAHCEAHHKVPRWEQIISAGCAVMSMQMTAVAQGFNGIWRSGPWTEHPSVREAFLCRDQDAIVGFLYLGTPQLKSATRFIAPDTSPFVSYF; via the coding sequence ATGGATGCACTGGATTTGCTGGTTAATCGGCGCTCTGCATCACGTTTGAGCGACCCCGCCCCTGAAGGCGAAGCCCTGCAAAATATTTTGCACGCAGGTATGCGTGTGCCCGATCACAAAGGCTTACAGCCGTGGCGCTTTATTATCATAGAAAATGACGGGAGAACCCGCTTCAGCGAGCTTTTAGAAAAGGTTGCACACGAGGAGGGGATGGATGAGAAAGCCGTCGAAAAAGCAAAAAAATCCCCTTTTCGTGCGCCAATGATTATTACCGTGGTTGCCCATTGTGAGGCACATCACAAGGTCCCTCGTTGGGAGCAGATTATTTCTGCCGGATGCGCCGTTATGTCCATGCAAATGACGGCGGTGGCGCAGGGCTTTAACGGTATCTGGCGCAGCGGCCCATGGACAGAGCATCCGAGCGTACGTGAAGCCTTCCTGTGCCGTGATCAGGACGCGATTGTTGGCTTCCTTTACCTTGGCACCCCGCAGCTCAAATCTGCTACCAGGTTCATTGCACCAGACACCTCACCTTTTGTCAGCTACTTCTGA